The following coding sequences are from one Bacteroidales bacterium window:
- a CDS encoding glycosyltransferase codes for MKFLINTLTAWDEPPRARHQVAGALAKKYDVVFVSANKKGFPKIKKYPVHSNLTVIQPFFPIDVRIRYRIPLLNEIYQAWLFRWLRKRYNDRKVINFDFTAHKIFRYFKTVYYYCNDNFSSISRKINVWPIYRYHEYCERKIMKSSVFCIGTSPMITANLLKWNPSSYEILLGGPDIHEFDVIPAAKNETEHPLNIGLVGFISNYNLSSDLVNNILQNVDCIITFIGPVDPQFYENIEKKDRVIRKGTLTDKELLAAVNDFDVAIAPYANKKVNEGGIPNKMFIYLAVGKPVVTTKLKSLSTIDLPEKLIYPVDEMHHFPDLIVKAFNENNSELIQSRVNFAKNNTWDLRMDQFITYCK; via the coding sequence ATGAAGTTTTTAATAAATACCCTTACAGCATGGGATGAGCCTCCCCGTGCAAGACACCAGGTAGCAGGGGCTCTTGCGAAAAAATATGATGTGGTTTTTGTTTCCGCCAATAAAAAAGGATTTCCGAAAATCAAGAAGTATCCGGTTCATTCAAACCTGACTGTAATCCAGCCATTTTTCCCCATTGATGTGCGCATCCGTTACCGGATTCCGTTGTTAAATGAAATTTACCAGGCATGGCTTTTCAGATGGCTGAGGAAAAGATACAACGACAGAAAGGTGATTAACTTTGACTTTACCGCACACAAAATTTTCAGGTATTTTAAAACTGTATATTATTACTGTAATGATAATTTTTCATCGATCAGCCGTAAGATAAATGTCTGGCCGATTTACAGGTACCATGAGTACTGTGAACGGAAAATTATGAAGTCATCGGTGTTCTGCATTGGAACATCACCAATGATTACTGCAAACCTGCTGAAATGGAATCCTTCGAGTTATGAAATTCTGCTTGGTGGTCCTGATATCCATGAATTCGATGTGATTCCTGCTGCTAAAAATGAAACGGAACACCCGTTGAACATTGGACTGGTAGGGTTCATTTCGAATTATAATCTATCATCTGATTTGGTTAATAATATATTGCAGAATGTTGACTGTATAATCACTTTTATTGGCCCTGTTGATCCTCAATTCTATGAGAATATAGAAAAAAAGGACAGGGTGATTCGTAAAGGTACTCTTACCGATAAGGAACTGCTTGCTGCTGTGAATGATTTTGATGTGGCCATCGCGCCGTATGCAAACAAAAAAGTAAATGAAGGTGGAATTCCGAACAAAATGTTTATTTACCTTGCTGTGGGGAAACCCGTTGTAACCACAAAACTTAAGAGCTTATCAACGATCGATTTGCCCGAAAAATTAATTTATCCTGTGGATGAAATGCATCATTTTCCGGACTTAATTGTTAAGGCATTTAATGAGAATAACAGCGAACTTATACAATCCAGGGTGAATTTTGCAAAGAATAACACATGGGATTTACGTATGGATCAATTTATTACATATTGCAAATAA
- a CDS encoding right-handed parallel beta-helix repeat-containing protein: protein MRKIGKLSQKQGLVCLILVVLASIQTVKASYDSTYVLAVKQKYAIPEVVENNDYVGIWLKTYTWMSKGTITFSIERNFRSAFSINSTSGLITISDASGINGKIVQQDTVINLIIRTTDNINGYELDTCEIRVKEKSSCIFYNFQGSQGNGTRANPYNSLSSVAFKPGYGYFLKRGTVSDGETTIISGIISDARHPMLIAAYGKGKKPVFDGTNAPLQSQCFYFGDEDNQEAGRCEYLYVYDVDIKDYTWCAMEVYRTSRNLGFYNVYLHNNDINGRQSMFVISTSSYADTASYDPFELINCEFDTVGRVTNFEPSHIKIGSGPIYLTNCRFGSSAKSGVRFADGNHGGIMKHCLVETGQFTNQISYYAVQVRMDNTTIEDCRFLGGSSSVYITAPGDANCYEMQPHHVTVKNCYMENAIVAAIWVAPPNDQYQASTGHVYKDNLIKNTGIGIHDRNGNGTLIQRNKIFNTNLGIYVSDEWSGKGKNIKISNNLIYNCSDKAIFIENGDKYTVVRNTINGKLDVKGATNTTVINNMYVSLTGGNTVDRNLEIGSVPADDYFVNFKGNDYCLKTTASKAINQGVSDGITQDYALNPVVGNPDIGAWEYVAYTVENPPDPDTPSVEPPVVVNPPSPPPIVTDGNIYIDPENTGDALENGTKDHPYNSWADVKWAEGKSYLQKKGTTANEDKVIIGASNVKIGSYGTGALPRIVSNTTTYLISSFEKKNISITGLQLEAPNSVSTVYFLGSTSDNITIEMCLLKGSENSIRIVEGKHFTIRYNTISSEGEGISSSAESNDLYYNIFKENDVAILIPSVLSKARIYNNVFAGNNESVSSTYADLTLCNNIFYFFENGQKAITQLSAKIASDNNIYFPQQAGFASIAGKSYSTLDQLQKDLKVDLNSFEKDPLFVDILADDFNLANNSPAIDNGININITKDFIGTSVPHYSAPDIGILEFTGLIANQDKPGLKVYPNPSSGILNIDFQEVIENETYNPQASGISSPVLKLADLSGRVLITRSVSNSDNSVESIDLSSMANGIYLVIFERLGKKLVEKVILSR from the coding sequence ATGCGTAAGATTGGAAAGTTAAGTCAAAAACAGGGATTGGTCTGTCTCATTTTAGTTGTATTAGCAAGTATTCAAACGGTAAAAGCAAGTTATGACAGCACTTATGTGCTTGCCGTGAAGCAAAAGTATGCCATTCCGGAAGTTGTAGAAAACAATGATTATGTGGGTATCTGGCTCAAGACGTATACTTGGATGTCAAAGGGTACAATTACATTTTCAATTGAGAGGAATTTCCGTTCTGCATTTTCAATTAACAGCACTTCGGGTTTGATCACCATATCGGATGCATCGGGGATCAATGGAAAAATTGTTCAGCAGGATACCGTGATCAATCTGATTATCAGAACCACTGATAATATAAACGGATATGAACTGGATACATGTGAAATAAGGGTAAAGGAAAAGTCTTCCTGCATTTTCTATAATTTCCAGGGCTCACAGGGTAACGGAACCAGAGCAAACCCTTATAACTCCCTAAGTTCAGTCGCATTCAAACCGGGTTATGGATATTTTCTTAAAAGGGGTACCGTATCTGATGGAGAGACAACCATAATTTCAGGTATTATTTCAGATGCCCGCCATCCCATGCTCATTGCTGCGTACGGAAAAGGTAAAAAACCGGTCTTTGACGGGACCAATGCTCCTTTACAAAGCCAGTGTTTTTATTTTGGGGATGAAGATAATCAGGAAGCGGGGCGGTGTGAATACCTGTATGTATATGATGTGGATATAAAGGATTATACTTGGTGTGCCATGGAAGTCTACAGAACCAGCAGGAATCTTGGTTTTTACAACGTTTACCTGCACAACAATGATATAAACGGGCGCCAGTCCATGTTTGTGATAAGTACTTCGAGTTATGCTGATACAGCCAGTTATGATCCTTTTGAGCTTATAAATTGCGAATTTGACACGGTAGGCAGAGTTACCAATTTTGAACCTTCTCATATAAAAATCGGATCCGGGCCTATTTATTTAACGAATTGCCGGTTCGGAAGCTCTGCCAAGTCAGGAGTTAGGTTTGCAGATGGCAACCATGGCGGTATAATGAAGCACTGCCTTGTTGAAACCGGGCAGTTTACCAATCAGATATCATATTATGCTGTGCAGGTAAGAATGGATAATACCACAATTGAGGATTGCCGGTTTTTGGGGGGAAGCTCTTCAGTTTATATCACAGCTCCGGGTGATGCAAATTGTTATGAAATGCAGCCTCACCATGTAACTGTAAAAAACTGTTACATGGAAAATGCAATAGTGGCCGCTATATGGGTAGCCCCGCCCAACGATCAGTACCAGGCATCAACAGGACATGTTTACAAAGACAACCTTATTAAAAATACAGGTATTGGCATCCACGACAGGAATGGTAACGGAACCTTAATCCAGCGCAATAAGATCTTCAATACCAATCTGGGAATTTATGTTAGTGATGAATGGTCAGGTAAAGGAAAAAACATAAAAATATCAAACAACCTTATTTATAATTGTTCCGACAAAGCTATTTTTATCGAAAACGGTGATAAATATACTGTTGTGAGAAACACAATAAATGGTAAGCTGGATGTTAAAGGAGCCACCAACACAACCGTGATAAACAATATGTATGTTTCATTAACCGGCGGCAATACAGTAGACAGGAACCTGGAGATCGGTTCTGTTCCTGCAGATGATTATTTTGTCAATTTTAAAGGAAACGATTATTGTTTGAAAACAACAGCTTCCAAAGCTATCAACCAGGGTGTAAGTGACGGAATAACCCAGGATTATGCCTTAAATCCTGTTGTCGGAAATCCTGATATCGGAGCATGGGAATATGTAGCGTATACAGTTGAAAATCCACCCGACCCGGATACTCCATCGGTTGAGCCGCCTGTTGTTGTAAATCCTCCTTCACCCCCTCCTATTGTTACAGACGGTAACATTTATATTGATCCTGAAAACACTGGAGATGCGCTTGAAAACGGGACCAAAGACCATCCGTACAATTCATGGGCAGATGTAAAATGGGCTGAAGGCAAATCCTACCTGCAGAAGAAAGGGACTACAGCCAATGAAGACAAAGTAATTATAGGGGCGAGTAATGTAAAAATCGGATCATATGGTACTGGAGCCTTGCCACGTATAGTAAGCAATACGACCACTTACCTGATCAGCTCATTCGAAAAGAAGAACATCAGTATCACGGGACTTCAGCTTGAAGCCCCGAACTCGGTAAGCACTGTATACTTTCTCGGAAGCACAAGTGATAATATAACAATTGAAATGTGTTTGCTGAAAGGAAGTGAAAACAGCATACGGATAGTTGAAGGAAAGCATTTTACAATCCGATACAATACAATCAGCAGTGAAGGTGAAGGGATCAGCTCATCAGCAGAATCTAATGATCTGTATTACAATATTTTCAAAGAAAATGACGTGGCCATTCTGATACCCAGTGTTCTCTCCAAAGCCCGCATTTATAATAATGTATTTGCCGGCAACAATGAATCAGTCAGTTCCACATACGCTGATCTCACACTTTGTAATAACATATTCTATTTCTTTGAAAACGGTCAGAAAGCCATTACGCAACTTTCAGCCAAAATTGCATCCGATAATAACATCTATTTCCCTCAGCAGGCTGGCTTTGCTTCCATTGCAGGTAAATCATACAGTACACTCGACCAATTGCAGAAGGATCTGAAAGTTGATTTGAATTCATTTGAAAAAGATCCGCTGTTTGTTGACATTCTTGCCGACGATTTCAACCTGGCGAATAATTCTCCGGCCATCGACAACGGAATCAATATTAATATCACAAAAGACTTCATCGGAACCAGTGTACCACATTATTCCGCTCCTGACATAGGTATTTTGGAATTTACCGGTTTGATTGCAAATCAGGATAAACCCGGCCTGAAAGTCTATCCCAATCCAAGTTCGGGCATATTGAATATTGATTTCCAGGAAGTTATCGAAAATGAAACTTATAATCCCCAGGCAAGCGGAATTTCCTCTCCAGTCCTTAAACTGGCGGATTTATCAGGAAGAGTATTAATCACACGATCAGTAAGCAATTCTGATAACAGCGTTGAATCGATTGATTTATCATCAATGGCAAACGGAATTTACCTTGTAATCTTTGAACGCCTGGGCAAAAAACTTGTCGAAAAAGTTATCCTTTCCAGGTAA
- a CDS encoding right-handed parallel beta-helix repeat-containing protein, whose product MPSVFHRAKQMLLFIGLLSFSTFQLIKADYHEHYVMAVKQKFAIPENVQNGDYVGSWLKTLTWKSSGVSFRIENNFKNVFAINSSTGLITIANASGINGKIVRQDTLINLLIRTSDASGSEVDTAMIYVKENAFCKFIDYSYRGTETGKRDKPYNDLDDIALTPGYGYFLKRKNIIKDEYTPITGHKATQSHPTLIAAYGIGNRPAFTDGSNMCFYIGDATGGSGDPDATATQYVYFFDLYIRNYNSAAIYSRRKSNNIGFYNLIINNCDKTDVESTMVLNTSSYSDYTANYSFEVLNCRFDTTSINCSSGCEKSFIKNGVGPTKITNTYFGFINGVSHGLRLSAGHGSIVKHCVFNQGSAVTTTQNDAGIQVRQNNVRIEDCIFYNKGNGVFITNPGTIGSEAQPDYITVKNCYFKGQGLNAIHVSPVTSSDLPGVGHVFEDNLMENVANGIDLRDCSNAVIRRNTMSGGKNSAISTGGSEPSNGTLIYDNIIYDFGGKEINLTQGSNIKIFNNTVIGSISASGCSSVSTYNNYASSFEGTGTASHNLDIDTINVTMHFVNFTAHDLDIKATASSSIDKGLTTDNKIDHCGLKIINLPDIGACELKTTANNPTTDISNDPTKVPAGTPATMTGSTIYIDPSNTSDLSENGSVDHPFSSWSDVKWFSGKSYLQKRGTTAFEDKILIGADSVTIGSYGTTGELPVISSKTTTYLVSAYDKKNITISNCNIQAPDAVSALYFAGTASDNISIQHCSVTGVSNGIRVASGLHFKAQYNIINSKEEGIQSTASENQIYYNVFRNNKIAVNIQGNDAKADIINNVFYSNHESVSTTYAKLTLYNNIFYFTAEGQKAIKMLSQNISSDYNIFFPEQNSMVDISGKLYSTIDQMQKDMKIDVNSFCKDPVFADVINNNFKLDKTSPAIDRGKMVNVSVDYYNSKVPYANTTDIGIHEFTGKKSIVSDLDEASKLKVYPNPSKGTVNVDFDLLSEKSSEEPDLVQKPVVKLLDLTGKLMLRKEVNETADPLGTFDLSAYANGIYIVVLEYFGKSISKKLVLYR is encoded by the coding sequence ATGCCAAGCGTATTCCACAGAGCAAAACAAATGCTGTTATTTATCGGATTACTTAGTTTCTCCACTTTTCAACTCATTAAAGCCGACTATCATGAACATTATGTAATGGCTGTAAAGCAAAAATTCGCAATTCCTGAGAATGTGCAAAACGGCGATTATGTTGGCTCATGGTTGAAAACTCTGACCTGGAAATCTTCCGGGGTATCTTTCAGAATTGAAAATAATTTCAAAAACGTCTTTGCCATTAATTCGTCAACCGGTCTGATTACCATTGCCAATGCATCAGGAATTAACGGAAAGATTGTCAGGCAGGATACTTTGATCAATCTTCTGATTCGCACATCCGACGCCAGCGGAAGCGAAGTTGACACTGCAATGATCTATGTAAAAGAAAATGCTTTCTGCAAATTCATTGATTATTCTTATCGGGGAACGGAAACAGGTAAACGCGACAAACCTTATAACGACCTCGATGACATTGCCCTGACACCCGGCTATGGGTATTTTCTCAAAAGAAAGAATATTATTAAGGATGAATATACTCCCATCACAGGACATAAAGCCACTCAGTCACATCCAACACTTATTGCAGCGTACGGGATTGGTAACCGCCCTGCGTTTACCGATGGTTCCAATATGTGTTTTTATATAGGTGATGCTACAGGCGGATCGGGTGATCCTGATGCCACTGCAACACAGTACGTTTATTTCTTCGATCTGTATATAAGAAATTATAATTCTGCCGCCATTTACAGCAGGAGAAAGAGCAACAACATCGGGTTTTATAACCTGATCATCAATAACTGTGATAAAACGGATGTGGAGAGTACCATGGTGCTGAATACCAGTTCCTATTCGGATTACACCGCAAACTATTCGTTTGAGGTGCTGAACTGCCGCTTTGATACAACAAGTATTAATTGCTCGAGCGGATGCGAGAAGAGTTTCATTAAAAATGGCGTCGGTCCCACCAAAATCACGAACACTTACTTTGGATTTATAAATGGTGTAAGCCATGGATTGAGGCTTTCGGCGGGACATGGTTCAATAGTTAAACATTGTGTATTTAACCAGGGCTCTGCAGTTACCACCACACAGAATGATGCCGGAATCCAGGTAAGACAGAATAATGTACGGATTGAGGATTGTATCTTTTATAACAAGGGAAACGGTGTGTTCATTACCAATCCCGGAACAATTGGTTCTGAGGCCCAGCCGGATTATATCACAGTTAAAAACTGCTATTTTAAAGGACAAGGTCTCAATGCAATCCATGTGAGCCCGGTTACTTCATCCGATCTTCCGGGTGTGGGTCACGTTTTTGAAGACAATCTGATGGAAAATGTAGCAAACGGAATAGATCTGAGAGATTGTTCAAATGCAGTTATCAGGCGCAATACAATGTCAGGCGGGAAGAATTCGGCAATTTCAACCGGGGGTTCAGAACCTTCAAACGGAACGCTGATTTATGATAATATTATTTATGATTTTGGAGGGAAAGAGATTAACCTCACACAAGGCTCAAACATTAAGATCTTTAACAACACGGTGATTGGAAGTATTAGTGCTTCAGGATGTTCAAGCGTAAGCACCTATAATAACTACGCTTCTTCTTTTGAAGGAACCGGAACAGCTTCGCACAACCTGGATATTGACACCATCAATGTTACAATGCATTTTGTCAATTTTACCGCACATGATCTGGATATTAAAGCCACAGCTTCAAGTTCAATTGACAAAGGACTTACAACCGACAATAAAATTGATCATTGTGGACTTAAAATCATCAACCTTCCGGATATCGGCGCCTGCGAATTAAAAACAACCGCCAACAATCCAACCACAGACATCAGCAATGATCCGACAAAAGTGCCTGCAGGAACTCCGGCTACAATGACAGGTTCAACTATTTACATTGATCCGTCCAATACGTCAGATCTCTCGGAGAACGGTTCAGTGGATCATCCATTCAGCTCCTGGTCGGATGTAAAATGGTTTTCAGGAAAAAGCTATTTGCAAAAGAGAGGTACAACCGCCTTCGAAGATAAAATTCTTATCGGTGCCGATAGCGTAACAATCGGATCATATGGTACCACTGGCGAATTACCGGTTATTTCAAGCAAAACCACAACCTACCTGGTAAGTGCATATGATAAGAAGAATATAACCATATCAAACTGCAATATCCAGGCTCCAGATGCAGTGAGTGCATTGTATTTTGCAGGCACCGCCTCTGACAACATTAGCATTCAGCATTGCTCCGTCACCGGTGTTTCAAACGGAATACGTGTAGCTTCAGGTCTGCATTTTAAAGCACAGTATAACATAATCAACAGCAAAGAAGAAGGTATTCAATCAACGGCATCGGAGAATCAGATTTACTATAATGTTTTCAGAAACAATAAAATCGCTGTGAACATTCAGGGAAATGATGCAAAGGCAGATATCATCAATAACGTGTTTTATTCAAACCACGAATCGGTTAGTACAACGTATGCTAAGCTGACTTTGTACAATAATATTTTTTATTTCACTGCCGAAGGCCAGAAAGCAATTAAAATGCTTTCACAGAACATAAGCTCGGATTATAACATCTTCTTTCCGGAACAAAACAGCATGGTGGATATATCAGGCAAATTATACAGTACAATTGACCAGATGCAAAAAGATATGAAAATTGATGTCAATTCATTTTGTAAGGATCCTGTTTTTGCTGATGTAATAAATAACAACTTTAAGCTTGATAAGACTTCACCCGCAATTGACCGCGGTAAAATGGTGAATGTTTCAGTGGACTATTATAACAGTAAAGTTCCGTATGCTAATACAACAGATATTGGCATTCATGAATTCACAGGAAAGAAATCGATAGTTTCGGATTTGGATGAAGCTTCAAAATTGAAAGTGTACCCGAATCCATCCAAAGGAACTGTAAATGTAGATTTCGATCTTTTGAGTGAAAAATCAAGCGAGGAACCGGATCTTGTTCAAAAACCGGTTGTGAAACTATTGGACTTAACCGGTAAGCTGATGTTGAGGAAGGAAGTAAACGAGACAGCAGATCCTCTCGGAACGTTCGATTTAAGCGCATATGCAAACGGAATTTATATTGTAGTACTTGAATATTTCGGAAAATCAATATCGAAAAAACTGGTGTTGTACCGGTAA
- a CDS encoding fibronectin type III domain-containing protein → MKQTLFTFLLSLLAIFPLSGQITLDDLNIIFKHNFENNTVGDYQRNEWLTDFNNPDWDNRQSTTDISVDQNDQVNPSKALQIYYPQGSLGAEAGGASWYAPIPATDEAYVSYDILFMPGFQYQLGGKMPSVQGGTIYSGSKPTGYNGFSGGLMFHADGLVSFYLYYPDAVEATYGTTAYWGAGYSRDIFSPSQMKVEYTSGVGAYCNPGEWHNITYRIVMNTVNAGGGNYDGILEAYFDGKLVMELSHVLFRHTTNIQIDCLRLYTFFGGNTADWATPINEWIKVDNILIYTFKDGIDVPRGNSLSPSNRTLNYWRNFRIAYNEPPACPQNMRVYDRTKSSIILKWNDVSETEYGFKIYRSASANGNYQQVGTVTANVTTYTDKSLDINTTYFYKILAYNNAGESVLSDAFQATTLGLVIPAAPDKFVMQSLNITECTIAWQDRSGNETGFEIEREGPDPAGTIVSFQVAANATSYKDAGLKMNSTYRYRLRSYNSDGYSAYTSNTIQITTPYVAVPSAPSLLKGTQSTDSSITISWKDNSSNESAFIITRSTITTPVQKQTIQVDANDTVFTDNSLFSGTSYQYTVQAVNIAGTSSQSNKRIVTTLSTSEMKRVKDGLIAYYNFSYSPDLIIYDQSGYGEPLDLRIQNSSAVSWNNQSKLNVKANTMLISLLPAKKIINAIKLTKELSIECWVKPIEPGWMDNARIISLSSDDNHLGFAMDQKLIDENGEKHLDYGVRVQTGSTNESGYPEFTPEYNSSYITLNHIVYTRDSVGTECMYLNGHKSSEGYRPDDFGNWTNSYFLRLANETDANHSWQGTFYEVALYNKALSGGEIRQNYIAGASDSVRNVPIDYQVKVYPNPIHSSARVEINPLSEQDIMDHTVISLSDIYGRILYTRSVFNPGRQNIVDIDFSNFANGIYILRVGSGTHLTSSKLIVQKP, encoded by the coding sequence ATGAAGCAAACCCTTTTTACCTTCCTTCTCAGTTTATTAGCTATTTTTCCGCTTTCGGGACAGATTACGCTGGATGATTTAAATATCATTTTTAAACACAACTTTGAGAATAATACTGTTGGTGATTACCAGAGAAATGAGTGGTTGACGGATTTTAATAATCCCGATTGGGATAACCGACAATCTACAACCGATATTTCAGTGGACCAGAATGACCAGGTTAATCCTTCCAAAGCCCTTCAGATTTATTATCCTCAGGGCAGTCTTGGTGCTGAAGCCGGCGGTGCCAGCTGGTATGCACCGATTCCTGCAACTGACGAGGCCTATGTGTCCTATGATATTTTGTTTATGCCTGGTTTCCAATACCAGCTTGGCGGGAAAATGCCGAGTGTCCAGGGTGGAACCATTTATTCAGGCTCCAAACCTACCGGATATAACGGGTTTTCAGGAGGATTGATGTTTCATGCAGATGGCCTTGTATCTTTTTATCTCTATTATCCTGACGCAGTGGAAGCCACATATGGCACTACAGCTTATTGGGGAGCCGGTTATTCAAGGGATATTTTCAGCCCGTCGCAGATGAAAGTGGAATATACAAGCGGTGTTGGTGCTTATTGTAACCCCGGTGAATGGCATAATATCACATACAGAATTGTTATGAATACCGTTAATGCCGGAGGAGGAAATTATGACGGTATCCTGGAGGCATATTTTGACGGCAAGCTGGTAATGGAACTTTCACATGTTCTTTTCCGTCATACAACAAACATACAAATTGACTGTCTCAGGTTGTATACTTTTTTCGGCGGCAACACTGCTGATTGGGCTACGCCCATTAACGAATGGATAAAGGTTGACAACATACTGATTTATACATTCAAAGATGGCATTGATGTGCCCAGAGGTAATTCTTTAAGTCCATCTAACCGTACACTGAACTATTGGCGGAATTTTCGCATTGCATATAATGAACCACCTGCATGCCCTCAGAACATGAGAGTATATGACAGGACCAAATCATCCATTATATTAAAATGGAATGATGTTTCTGAAACGGAGTATGGTTTCAAAATATACCGTTCTGCAAGTGCCAATGGCAATTATCAGCAAGTTGGCACGGTCACAGCCAATGTGACGACATACACTGACAAATCCCTGGATATTAATACAACCTATTTCTATAAGATACTTGCATATAACAATGCCGGCGAATCGGTTCTTAGCGACGCATTCCAGGCTACTACCCTTGGTTTGGTAATTCCAGCGGCTCCTGACAAATTTGTAATGCAGTCGCTCAATATTACTGAATGTACGATTGCATGGCAGGACCGGTCGGGCAATGAGACCGGGTTTGAAATCGAACGGGAAGGACCTGATCCTGCAGGAACAATCGTTAGTTTTCAAGTCGCTGCCAATGCTACATCATATAAAGATGCAGGGCTTAAAATGAATTCAACATACAGGTACCGGCTCAGATCATACAATAGCGATGGCTATTCAGCTTATACAAGTAACACTATTCAGATCACCACACCATATGTTGCTGTACCTTCTGCACCTTCTTTACTGAAAGGGACACAGTCGACTGACAGCAGCATTACAATATCATGGAAGGATAATTCATCCAATGAAAGCGCATTTATTATAACCCGTTCAACAATTACGACTCCTGTTCAAAAACAGACAATACAAGTAGATGCAAACGATACTGTTTTTACTGATAATTCTCTGTTTTCAGGAACTTCCTACCAATATACGGTTCAGGCTGTCAATATTGCCGGCACCTCTTCACAAAGCAATAAAAGAATTGTTACCACGTTGTCCACATCGGAAATGAAGCGGGTTAAAGATGGCCTTATCGCATACTATAATTTTTCATACAGTCCCGATCTTATAATATATGATCAATCAGGTTACGGTGAACCGCTTGACCTGCGGATACAGAATTCTTCTGCAGTGTCATGGAACAACCAAAGCAAACTGAATGTCAAGGCAAATACAATGCTAATATCCCTGTTACCTGCTAAAAAGATAATTAATGCGATTAAGTTAACAAAGGAACTTTCGATTGAATGCTGGGTAAAACCAATTGAACCCGGATGGATGGATAACGCCAGGATCATTTCACTTTCTTCGGATGACAATCACCTTGGCTTTGCAATGGACCAGAAATTAATTGATGAAAACGGTGAAAAACACCTTGATTATGGTGTCAGGGTTCAAACCGGATCCACAAACGAATCAGGATATCCTGAATTCACACCTGAATACAATTCCTCCTATATAACGCTCAATCATATCGTTTATACCCGTGATTCAGTTGGTACAGAATGTATGTACCTCAATGGTCACAAATCGTCGGAAGGCTATCGTCCTGATGATTTCGGAAACTGGACTAATTCCTATTTTTTGAGGTTAGCCAATGAAACCGACGCGAATCATTCCTGGCAGGGTACATTTTATGAAGTTGCCCTGTATAATAAAGCGCTAAGCGGCGGTGAAATCCGGCAGAATTATATAGCCGGGGCATCCGACAGCGTGCGGAATGTACCCATTGATTACCAGGTTAAAGTGTATCCGAATCCCATTCACAGTTCAGCCAGGGTCGAAATTAACCCTCTTTCCGAGCAGGATATCATGGACCATACAGTAATAAGCCTATCGGATATATATGGAAGAATACTTTATACCCGGTCTGTCTTTAATCCTGGCCGGCAGAATATAGTAGATATTGACTTCAGTAACTTTGCCAACGGAATATATATTTTGCGAGTTGGTTCAGGCACCCATCTGACATCTTCAAAGCTGATCGTTCAGAAACCCTGA